A genomic segment from Dechloromonas denitrificans encodes:
- a CDS encoding antirestriction protein, with protein MQSKSQRITAKIVPESQRMNVADTHFGIRYPLVVEPMVYQFATQLAPAYKGGYWEFHTLSNGGFLMTPTLDDVFKITADNGYEGTMSAEALGITACLYAYSNLSFGECAFGETCAEHYHWLYEFAMRHSESMAIRGAID; from the coding sequence ATGCAATCGAAATCCCAACGCATCACCGCCAAGATCGTCCCTGAGTCACAACGTATGAATGTTGCCGACACGCATTTCGGCATCCGCTATCCACTGGTCGTCGAACCTATGGTGTATCAATTCGCAACCCAACTTGCCCCTGCTTACAAGGGAGGATATTGGGAATTTCATACGCTCAGCAATGGCGGATTCCTGATGACCCCAACGCTAGATGATGTGTTTAAGATCACTGCAGACAACGGCTACGAAGGCACCATGTCGGCGGAGGCTCTCGGCATCACTGCGTGTCTGTACGCATACAGCAATCTATCCTTTGGTGAATGTGCTTTCGGCGAGACATGTGCGGAGCACTACCACTGGCTGTATGAGTTTGCGATGCGACATTCGGAATCAATGGCAATTCGTGGTGCAATTGACTGA